In Candidatus Roseilinea sp., one DNA window encodes the following:
- a CDS encoding hypothetical protein (possible pseudo, frameshifted): protein MDNTSGTRYADVASWELSDSLWARIEPLLPQPKSRYRGRGRQRKHIGGRPAADRRKTMTGILYALRTGIPWNAMPKEYGSGKTVHRYFQRWVQAGVFKRMWQAGLAEYDEVKGIAWKWQAGDGAMTKAPLGGEKTGKNPTDRAKRGVKRSLLVDEQGVPLSIVVSGANTPDSALLESTLDTMPVERPDPQTVPQNLCLDKAYSGEPCRQVAQAHGYEIHVPDKENAQKNASASRADASRAAGWSK, encoded by the coding sequence ATGGATAATACCAGTGGGACGCGATACGCCGACGTTGCAAGTTGGGAGCTGTCTGATAGTCTGTGGGCGCGCATTGAACCGTTGTTGCCCCAACCGAAGTCGCGCTATCGCGGACGCGGACGGCAGCGCAAACACATCGGTGGGCGGCCGGCAGCAGACCGGCGCAAGACCATGACCGGCATCTTGTACGCGCTGCGAACCGGCATTCCGTGGAACGCCATGCCGAAAGAGTATGGATCGGGAAAGACAGTCCATCGCTACTTTCAGCGCTGGGTGCAGGCGGGCGTCTTCAAGCGCATGTGGCAGGCGGGTTTGGCGGAGTATGACGAGGTCAAAGGGATCGCCTGGAAGTGGCAAGCGGGCGACGGGGCGATGACCAAGGCCCCGCTGGGGGGCGAAAAGACAGGCAAAAACCCTACGGATCGCGCCAAAAGGGGCGTCAAGCGCAGTCTGTTGGTGGATGAGCAGGGTGTGCCGTTGTCGATCGTGGTCAGCGGGGCGAACACGCCGGATAGCGCGTTGCTGGAGTCCACGCTGGATACCATGCCGGTGGAGCGACCTGACCCGCAAACCGTCCCGCAGAATCTGTGTCTGGACAAAGCTTACAGCGGCGAACCCTGCCGTCAGGTGGCGCAGGCACATGGCTACGAAATCCATGTGCCGGACAAGGAGAACGCCCAAAAAAACGCCAGCGCAAGCCGGGCCGACGCAAGTCGCGCCGCTGGGTGGTCGAAGTGA